The following are encoded together in the Parabacteroides chongii genome:
- the mutS gene encoding DNA mismatch repair protein MutS, with amino-acid sequence MKQYFDIKAKHPDAVLLFRVGDFYEMYGEDAVVGAEILGIVQTKKANGPGQFIEMAGFPHHALDTYLPKLVRAGKRVAICDQLEDPKMTKKLVKRGVTELVTPGVSINDNILNHKENNFLAAVHFGKEVCGVAFLDISTGEFLTAEGTIDYIDKLLNNFSPKEVLIERNNRKKFEEVFGPRFFTFEMEDWVFSADAANDRLLRHFETKNLKGFGVEHLKLGVVASGAILYYLDQTQHTHISHITALSRIEEDRYVRLDKFTVRSLELVGTMNDEGTSLLDVIDKTVSPMGSRMLRRWVLFPLKDVKPIQERQNVVDYFFRHPEVKEILDEQIEQIGDLERIISKVAVGRVSPREVVQLKVALRAIEPIKEACMASDEPSLSRIGEQLNACTEIRDRIEKEINNDPPALLNKGGVIAKGVNAELDELRAIAYSGKDYLIQVQQRESEKTGIPSLKIAFNNVFGYYIEVRNAHKDKVPAEWIRKQTLVNAERYITEELKEYEEKILGAEEKILSLEGRLFTELVTCLAEFIPPIQVDANLIGRLDCLLSFAKVAEGNRYIRPNVDDSDVIDIKSGRHPVIEKQLPLGEAYIANDVYLDSEQQQIIIITGPNMAGKSALLRQTALITLMAQIGCFVPAESARIGMVDKIFTRVGASDNISVGESTFMVEMNEASNILNNMSSRSLVLFDELGRGTSTYDGISIAWAIVEYIHEHPNARAKTLFATHYHELNEMERSFKRIKNYNVSVKEVSNKVIFLRKLVPGGSEHSFGIHVAKMAGMPKSIVKRSNEILKQLETDNRQESIDCKEKAKGKGKVKAKPVREIASAAEGYQLSFFQLDDPVLSQVRDEIKNLDVNNLTPIEALNKLSEIRKIITGK; translated from the coding sequence ATGAAGCAGTATTTCGATATTAAAGCGAAACATCCGGATGCTGTTCTTCTGTTCCGTGTAGGAGACTTTTACGAAATGTATGGCGAAGATGCCGTAGTAGGTGCCGAAATACTGGGGATCGTACAGACTAAGAAAGCCAACGGACCGGGACAGTTTATCGAAATGGCAGGTTTTCCGCATCATGCACTCGATACTTACTTGCCAAAACTGGTCCGTGCCGGTAAGCGTGTTGCCATCTGTGATCAGCTGGAAGATCCGAAAATGACCAAGAAACTGGTGAAGCGTGGGGTTACGGAGTTGGTCACACCGGGAGTTTCCATCAATGACAATATTCTGAATCATAAGGAAAATAACTTCCTCGCTGCCGTTCATTTCGGGAAGGAGGTTTGCGGTGTCGCTTTCCTGGATATTTCGACCGGTGAGTTTCTGACTGCTGAGGGAACGATCGACTATATCGACAAGCTGCTCAATAATTTCTCTCCGAAAGAGGTACTTATCGAACGTAATAATCGCAAGAAATTTGAGGAAGTGTTCGGTCCCCGTTTCTTTACTTTCGAGATGGAAGACTGGGTTTTTTCGGCTGATGCCGCCAACGACCGCCTGCTGAGACATTTTGAGACAAAGAACCTGAAAGGTTTCGGTGTGGAACATCTGAAGCTGGGAGTGGTTGCTTCGGGTGCTATCCTGTATTATCTGGATCAGACACAACATACACATATTTCACATATCACGGCACTGTCACGTATCGAGGAAGACCGTTATGTACGACTCGATAAATTTACGGTACGCAGCCTGGAGCTGGTCGGTACGATGAACGATGAGGGCACCAGCCTGCTGGACGTAATCGACAAAACCGTTTCTCCTATGGGATCGCGCATGTTGCGCCGCTGGGTTCTGTTCCCCTTGAAAGATGTCAAACCGATTCAGGAACGCCAGAATGTGGTGGATTATTTCTTCCGTCATCCGGAAGTAAAAGAGATACTGGACGAACAGATCGAACAGATCGGTGACCTGGAACGTATTATTTCCAAAGTGGCTGTGGGACGTGTTTCTCCTCGTGAGGTGGTACAGTTGAAAGTCGCTCTCCGGGCGATCGAGCCTATTAAAGAGGCTTGTATGGCAAGTGACGAGCCGAGCCTTTCCCGTATCGGTGAACAGTTGAATGCCTGTACGGAGATACGCGACCGGATCGAGAAAGAGATCAATAACGATCCGCCCGCTTTACTGAATAAGGGCGGTGTCATAGCCAAAGGAGTCAATGCGGAATTGGATGAATTGCGTGCTATTGCTTATTCCGGTAAGGATTACCTGATACAGGTACAACAACGGGAAAGTGAGAAGACCGGGATTCCGAGCTTGAAGATTGCGTTTAATAATGTGTTCGGTTATTATATAGAAGTGCGCAACGCACATAAAGATAAAGTTCCGGCTGAATGGATACGCAAGCAGACACTGGTGAATGCCGAACGTTATATTACGGAGGAGCTGAAAGAGTACGAAGAAAAGATATTGGGAGCGGAGGAAAAGATACTTTCCCTTGAAGGCCGCCTGTTTACCGAGCTGGTAACCTGTCTTGCCGAATTTATACCTCCTATCCAGGTGGATGCTAACCTGATCGGTCGCCTGGACTGCCTGTTATCGTTTGCTAAGGTAGCGGAGGGTAACCGTTATATCCGTCCGAATGTAGATGATTCGGATGTGATCGATATAAAGTCGGGCCGCCATCCGGTGATTGAGAAGCAGTTGCCGTTGGGTGAGGCCTATATTGCCAACGATGTGTATCTAGATAGCGAGCAGCAGCAGATCATTATTATCACAGGTCCGAATATGGCGGGTAAATCAGCATTGCTGCGCCAGACGGCATTGATCACGCTGATGGCACAGATCGGTTGTTTCGTTCCTGCCGAGTCTGCCCGTATCGGTATGGTAGATAAGATATTTACCCGTGTCGGGGCTTCCGATAATATATCCGTCGGTGAATCTACTTTTATGGTGGAGATGAACGAGGCTTCGAACATCTTGAATAATATGTCTTCACGCAGTTTGGTTCTTTTCGATGAACTGGGGCGGGGAACAAGTACCTACGACGGTATTTCGATTGCCTGGGCGATTGTCGAATATATCCATGAGCATCCGAATGCCCGTGCCAAGACGCTTTTCGCTACCCATTATCATGAACTGAACGAGATGGAACGTTCTTTTAAACGAATCAAGAATTATAATGTATCGGTAAAAGAGGTTTCCAATAAGGTGATATTCCTGCGTAAACTGGTTCCCGGTGGTAGTGAACATAGCTTCGGTATCCATGTGGCGAAGATGGCGGGTATGCCGAAAAGTATCGTGAAACGTTCCAACGAGATATTGAAACAACTGGAAACGGATAATCGACAGGAAAGTATCGATTGTAAAGAGAAAGCAAAAGGTAAAGGAAAAGTAAAAGCAAAGCCCGTCCGGGAAATCGCTTCTGCTGCCGAAGGTTATCAACTCAGCTTCTTCCAACTGGATGATCCCGTACTAAGCCAGGTACGCGACGAAATCAAGAATCTCGATGTCAACAATCTTACTCCGATAGAAGCTCTCAACAAACTAAGCGAGATAAGGAAGATTATAACAGGGAAGTAA
- a CDS encoding acyloxyacyl hydrolase has protein sequence MKSGTERLNVLIILIAMCFLSGIAFADDGTYKNVPRDMTDSISYSRRLIHRLGIDGRPTYIFPTNSFLRGDNMDMKPIRKSISAHLKYSFQYYPNSYTDRIYRGSYQGLGLAMYSFDNKEEIGTPFALYLFQGARIAQLNPRLSFNYEWNFGASFGWKPYEEYDNPYNKVIGSKINAYINANFYLNYILSKELDLTAGVDLTHFSNGNTRFPNAGLNTVGLKVGLVYNFNRNGDLFSKPFFQPPVPRFPRHISYDVVLFGSWRRKGVYVGEGQVAAPGAFAVAGFNINPMYNFGYNFRAGVSVDGVYDESANIYADPYSSSSTEQFYRPPLSYQLALGLSARAEYVMPYFTVGIGLGGNVIHRGGDLKGLYQVLALKIEVTRSSFIHIGYNLQNFHTPNYLMLGIGYRFHNKYPTFHR, from the coding sequence ATGAAAAGTGGAACAGAGAGGTTGAATGTCCTGATTATCCTGATTGCAATGTGCTTTTTATCCGGCATTGCTTTTGCTGATGATGGGACATATAAAAACGTACCGAGGGATATGACAGATTCCATATCCTATTCACGTCGTTTGATCCATAGGTTAGGTATCGACGGACGGCCTACTTATATTTTCCCAACCAACTCTTTCCTGCGAGGAGACAATATGGATATGAAACCTATCCGTAAATCCATCTCTGCCCATTTGAAATATTCCTTTCAATATTATCCGAACAGTTACACGGACCGAATTTACAGAGGTTCCTACCAAGGACTTGGACTGGCCATGTATTCGTTTGATAATAAAGAGGAAATAGGAACTCCCTTTGCCCTTTACCTCTTTCAGGGTGCACGTATTGCCCAGCTCAATCCCCGTCTGTCGTTCAACTATGAATGGAACTTCGGAGCTTCTTTCGGCTGGAAGCCTTATGAAGAATATGATAATCCGTACAACAAAGTGATCGGTTCGAAAATCAACGCTTATATCAATGCTAATTTCTACCTGAACTATATTCTTTCAAAAGAACTGGATCTGACAGCCGGAGTGGATTTAACGCATTTCTCGAATGGGAATACCCGGTTTCCGAATGCGGGACTGAATACGGTCGGACTGAAAGTGGGACTGGTATATAACTTTAACAGGAACGGCGATTTATTTTCCAAACCGTTCTTCCAGCCTCCTGTACCCCGTTTCCCTCGCCATATCAGCTATGATGTCGTCCTGTTCGGTTCATGGCGTCGGAAAGGTGTCTATGTGGGAGAAGGACAGGTTGCTGCCCCGGGAGCATTTGCGGTAGCAGGATTCAACATTAACCCGATGTATAACTTCGGATATAATTTTCGGGCAGGTGTATCGGTGGATGGAGTTTATGACGAGAGTGCCAATATCTATGCCGATCCCTACTCCTCTTCTTCTACCGAACAGTTTTACCGTCCGCCGCTCAGCTACCAACTGGCACTGGGACTTTCTGCCCGTGCCGAATATGTGATGCCTTACTTTACAGTCGGAATAGGCTTGGGAGGAAATGTAATACACCGCGGAGGGGATCTGAAAGGTTTATATCAGGTTCTAGCACTTAAAATCGAAGTTACCCGTAGTTCATTTATACATATCGGATACAACCTGCAAAACTTCCATACTCCCAATTACTTAATGCTAGGTATCGGATACCGGTTCCATAACAAGTATCCGACATTCCACCGATAA
- a CDS encoding DUF4252 domain-containing protein produces MKTKNILLILFLCCTSICFAQNKLFDKYSEMDNVTSVYISKAMFQMIPDMKTNGLNLTNLKGKIEGLQILTTQNNSIKETMRNDFESLIGKNHEELMRVKDGKTRATFYVKQKGDLISELIMLADADNSFNVIQLLGNFTLQDIQEITKEMNK; encoded by the coding sequence ATGAAAACTAAAAATATACTACTCATCCTCTTCCTGTGCTGCACGAGCATTTGCTTTGCACAGAACAAACTGTTCGACAAATATTCCGAAATGGACAACGTCACTTCCGTATATATTTCGAAAGCCATGTTCCAGATGATACCCGACATGAAGACAAACGGTCTCAACCTGACGAATCTGAAAGGGAAGATAGAAGGCCTGCAGATTCTTACCACCCAAAACAATAGTATAAAAGAAACTATGCGTAACGATTTCGAAAGTCTGATCGGTAAGAATCACGAAGAACTGATGAGGGTGAAGGACGGCAAGACGCGTGCCACTTTCTACGTAAAGCAGAAAGGAGACCTGATCAGCGAACTGATTATGCTCGCCGATGCCGACAATAGTTTCAATGTGATCCAGCTATTGGGTAACTTCACCTTGCAGGACATCCAGGAAATTACAAAAGAAATGAATAAATAG
- a CDS encoding RNA polymerase sigma factor: protein MDAENFKRKFLPFHPKLFRIAYALVENKADAEDILQDAYFKLWNKRDDLPDIDNPEAFCVTLVKNLCLDFLRSPRANRREEKIEEVFMLATDSSPEKELETKDKERQIRQLISRLPENQRQVIRLRGIDDCSMDEIEQITGLNAVNIRVLLSRARKVIREQFDKIYEYER, encoded by the coding sequence ATGGATGCTGAGAACTTTAAACGAAAGTTCCTCCCCTTCCACCCCAAGCTCTTCCGGATCGCATACGCCCTTGTTGAAAACAAAGCAGACGCAGAAGATATCCTCCAGGATGCTTACTTCAAACTATGGAATAAACGGGATGATCTGCCCGACATCGACAATCCTGAAGCATTCTGCGTCACGCTGGTCAAAAACCTCTGTCTCGACTTCCTCCGTTCCCCCCGTGCCAATCGCCGGGAAGAAAAGATAGAAGAAGTTTTCATGCTGGCGACCGACTCTTCTCCGGAAAAAGAGCTGGAAACGAAGGATAAGGAACGGCAAATCCGGCAACTGATCAGCCGTCTGCCCGAAAACCAGCGGCAAGTCATCCGCCTTCGGGGAATAGACGATTGCTCGATGGACGAGATAGAACAGATCACCGGCCTCAATGCCGTAAACATACGCGTGTTACTCTCCCGGGCACGCAAAGTAATCCGGGAACAATTTGATAAAATATACGAATATGAACGATAA
- a CDS encoding DUF4252 domain-containing protein, translating into MKRYFVILALILICQAGNSQTMNDLFKEFSKIEQINHVKIGNITMKLASMFTETMGVNGIEVIEFSSCKNEIKERFTKAIKELKDPDFETMVTSNDKGSRTKVMVRIEKDMIRELVVLTTGNSNALIRIKGKIKPSDIDKVVKDHGNGC; encoded by the coding sequence ATGAAACGATACTTTGTTATCCTGGCACTGATTTTGATCTGCCAGGCAGGAAATAGCCAGACAATGAACGACCTGTTCAAAGAATTTTCTAAAATAGAACAGATCAACCATGTCAAGATAGGCAATATCACCATGAAGCTTGCCAGCATGTTTACAGAAACCATGGGAGTGAACGGTATAGAAGTCATTGAATTTAGCAGCTGCAAGAACGAGATAAAAGAACGCTTTACCAAAGCGATCAAGGAATTGAAAGACCCTGACTTCGAAACAATGGTCACTTCCAACGATAAGGGCAGCCGTACAAAAGTAATGGTACGCATTGAAAAAGATATGATCCGCGAACTGGTAGTTCTCACGACCGGCAACAGCAACGCGCTGATCCGCATCAAAGGTAAGATCAAACCGTCCGACATAGATAAAGTAGTGAAAGATCATGGGAATGGATGCTGA
- a CDS encoding DMT family transporter yields MKNKKTEANLSMIVSKTFSGLNANALRYLLPLWIAPLTGVMFRCVFGALMFWIISLFWKQDKTTLREKVTLFLLGAIGLFGFMFFYLIGVSKTTPVSSSLFSSLQPIWVFILSVLFLKERITAMKIIGITIGLGGALLCILTQKSDDLASDAFTGNMLCMLSSIAYAAYLIISNVVLGRVSSLNMLRYSFLGAAFSSLVVMAFTGFDAHLFSHFEWTPFLVLMFVLIFPTTISYLLIPIGLKYLSTTLVALYGYLILIVATIVSLSIGQDRFSWYQMIAIALICSSVYFVEIAESKDKATASK; encoded by the coding sequence ATGAAGAATAAAAAAACAGAAGCCAACCTGAGTATGATCGTATCGAAAACCTTCAGCGGTTTGAATGCGAATGCACTCCGATATTTACTCCCTTTATGGATCGCACCGCTGACGGGTGTCATGTTCCGATGTGTTTTCGGAGCCCTTATGTTTTGGATAATCAGTCTGTTTTGGAAACAGGACAAGACAACCCTGAGGGAAAAAGTCACCCTGTTTCTTTTGGGGGCGATCGGGCTGTTCGGCTTCATGTTCTTTTATCTGATAGGTGTCAGCAAAACGACCCCGGTTTCCAGTTCGCTGTTCAGCAGCCTCCAACCGATCTGGGTATTCATCCTGTCCGTTCTCTTCCTGAAAGAACGGATCACGGCAATGAAGATCATCGGTATTACCATCGGATTGGGGGGCGCACTACTCTGTATCCTGACACAGAAAAGCGATGACCTGGCCTCGGATGCCTTTACCGGAAATATGCTTTGTATGCTCAGCTCAATTGCTTATGCTGCTTACCTGATCATAAGCAATGTCGTACTGGGCAGGGTCAGTTCGCTCAATATGTTGCGTTACAGTTTCCTCGGAGCCGCTTTTTCTTCACTGGTCGTCATGGCATTCACCGGCTTCGATGCACATCTTTTCAGCCATTTCGAATGGACTCCTTTCCTGGTCCTGATGTTCGTCCTCATCTTCCCCACAACGATCAGTTACCTGCTGATCCCAATCGGACTGAAATACCTGAGCACGACACTGGTCGCTCTCTACGGCTACCTGATACTGATCGTTGCCACCATCGTCTCCCTTTCCATCGGTCAGGACCGCTTCAGCTGGTACCAGATGATCGCCATTGCACTGATCTGCTCCAGTGTCTATTTTGTTGAAATAGCGGAAAGTAAAGACAAAGCCACTGCTTCAAAATAA
- a CDS encoding MFS transporter, with amino-acid sequence MRIQTGQGTIPLITLIGIWSISALNALPGLAVSPILGKLSAIFPHATELDIQMLSSLPSLLIIPFIILSGKLTEKINNIWLLQIGLSIFAVSGILYLLSTRMWQLIAVSALLGIGSGLIVPLSTGLISRFFIGTYRTKQFGLSSAITNVTLVLATVLTGYLAEINWHLPFLVYLFPLISIVLSFYLKKNISPLPASATVSTQEKGKESDPAFGKFGIQVRHLVQIMGFYGLATYLVIIVSFNLPFLMKEYHFTSGNSGIMISLFFLAIMAPGFVLNQIVDFLGKKTKFYCLLSIALGMLLILVSRTEWLIGLGCIFTGLAYGVIQPIAYDKTTRTAIPSKVTLALAFVMAMNYLAILLCPFIINVFKDMLHIETQQFAFLFNMIIALAAAVWAYIKQDSFLFNDRF; translated from the coding sequence ATGAGAATACAGACAGGACAGGGGACGATTCCCCTCATCACATTAATAGGTATATGGTCGATCTCGGCACTGAACGCGCTGCCGGGACTGGCTGTTTCTCCTATCCTGGGGAAGCTTTCGGCTATATTTCCGCATGCAACGGAACTGGATATACAGATGTTGTCGTCGCTGCCTTCCCTGTTGATCATACCGTTTATTATCCTGTCCGGAAAACTGACAGAGAAGATCAATAATATCTGGTTATTACAGATAGGGTTAAGCATCTTTGCCGTAAGCGGTATCCTGTATCTGCTCTCGACCAGGATGTGGCAACTGATCGCTGTCAGCGCCCTGCTGGGAATCGGTTCAGGACTGATCGTTCCTCTTTCTACCGGACTTATTTCACGATTCTTCATCGGTACCTACCGGACAAAGCAATTCGGTCTGAGTTCGGCCATTACCAATGTGACACTGGTGCTGGCAACCGTGCTGACAGGATACCTGGCGGAGATCAACTGGCATCTGCCGTTCCTGGTCTATCTCTTCCCGCTTATTTCAATCGTCCTGTCGTTCTACCTGAAAAAGAATATCAGTCCCCTACCCGCTTCCGCTACCGTTTCAACCCAAGAGAAAGGGAAAGAAAGCGACCCGGCATTCGGTAAGTTCGGCATACAGGTCAGACACCTCGTACAGATCATGGGGTTTTACGGGCTGGCGACTTACCTCGTTATCATTGTCAGCTTCAATCTCCCCTTCCTGATGAAAGAATATCATTTCACCAGCGGCAATTCGGGTATCATGATCTCCCTGTTTTTCCTGGCTATCATGGCTCCGGGATTCGTACTGAACCAAATTGTAGACTTCCTGGGTAAGAAAACGAAATTCTATTGCCTGCTCTCGATCGCACTGGGGATGCTGCTGATCCTGGTTTCAAGAACGGAATGGCTGATCGGACTGGGCTGTATCTTCACCGGACTAGCCTATGGCGTTATCCAGCCGATCGCTTACGACAAGACCACCCGCACGGCTATCCCGTCGAAAGTGACGCTGGCACTGGCTTTCGTCATGGCTATGAATTATTTGGCAATCCTGCTATGCCCGTTCATTATAAATGTATTCAAAGATATGCTCCATATAGAGACACAACAGTTTGCTTTCCTGTTCAACATGATTATTGCCCTGGCAGCTGCCGTTTGGGCTTATATCAAACAGGATTCGTTCCTGTTTAACGACAGGTTTTAG
- a CDS encoding glutamate decarboxylase, with protein sequence MKDSSFREGDAKTAIFGSNAMLHPAPVDVIPDGPTTPEIAYQMVKDETFAQTQPRLNLATFVTTWMDDYATKLMNEAININYIDETEYPRIAVMNAKCINIMANLWNSPEQAQWKSGALAIGSSEACMLGGVAAWLRWRERRLAQGKPVDKPNFVISAGFQVVWEKFAQLWQIEMRQVPLTQEHITLDPQEALNMCDENTICIVPIQGVTWTGLNDDVEALDTALDAYNAKTGYDIPIHVDAASGGFILPFLKPEVKWDFRLKWVLSISTSGHKFGLVYPGLGWVVWKDKKYLPGSMSFSVNYLGANITQVGLNFSRPAAQILGQYYQFIRLGFQGYKEVQQNSMAVADYLHAEIGKMAPFQNYSKEVVNPLFIWYLKPEYAKSAKWTLYDLQDKLKQSGWMVPAYTLPENLENWVVMRIVVRQGFSRDMADQLLGDISNAIADLEKLEYPTPTRIAQDRNQKVKGSVFTHTGIPKSTK encoded by the coding sequence ATGAAAGATTCAAGTTTTAGAGAAGGTGATGCCAAAACTGCGATTTTTGGCTCGAATGCGATGTTGCATCCAGCTCCAGTAGACGTAATTCCTGATGGTCCTACCACTCCGGAGATTGCGTATCAGATGGTAAAAGACGAAACTTTCGCCCAGACACAACCCCGTTTGAACCTGGCTACATTCGTCACTACCTGGATGGATGATTATGCAACGAAGTTGATGAACGAAGCAATCAACATCAACTATATCGACGAAACTGAGTATCCGCGTATCGCTGTGATGAATGCAAAATGTATCAATATCATGGCTAACCTGTGGAACAGCCCCGAACAGGCACAGTGGAAATCCGGTGCATTGGCGATCGGTTCTTCCGAAGCATGTATGTTGGGTGGTGTTGCTGCCTGGTTGCGTTGGCGTGAAAGAAGATTGGCTCAGGGTAAACCGGTCGACAAACCTAACTTCGTCATCTCTGCCGGTTTCCAGGTTGTATGGGAAAAGTTCGCTCAGTTGTGGCAGATCGAAATGCGTCAGGTACCGTTGACACAGGAACATATCACACTCGACCCGCAGGAAGCCCTGAATATGTGTGATGAAAATACAATCTGTATCGTTCCTATCCAGGGTGTTACATGGACAGGTCTGAACGACGATGTGGAAGCGTTGGATACCGCTCTCGATGCATACAATGCAAAGACCGGTTATGATATTCCTATCCATGTGGATGCAGCTTCCGGTGGTTTCATCCTGCCGTTCCTGAAACCGGAGGTTAAATGGGACTTCCGCCTGAAATGGGTACTTTCCATCAGTACTTCCGGACATAAGTTCGGATTGGTATATCCGGGTTTAGGCTGGGTAGTATGGAAAGACAAGAAATACCTGCCGGGTTCCATGTCTTTCAGTGTAAATTATTTAGGTGCAAACATCACTCAGGTCGGTTTGAACTTCTCTCGTCCTGCAGCTCAGATCCTGGGACAATACTATCAGTTCATCCGTTTAGGATTCCAGGGTTACAAGGAAGTACAGCAGAACAGTATGGCTGTAGCCGATTACCTGCATGCTGAAATCGGCAAGATGGCTCCGTTCCAGAATTACAGCAAAGAAGTGGTGAACCCATTGTTTATCTGGTATCTGAAACCGGAATATGCTAAATCAGCCAAATGGACATTATACGATTTGCAGGATAAACTGAAACAGAGCGGATGGATGGTTCCGGCATATACATTGCCTGAAAACCTTGAAAACTGGGTTGTTATGCGTATCGTTGTCCGTCAGGGATTCAGCCGCGATATGGCAGATCAATTACTGGGCGACATCAGCAATGCTATTGCCGACCTGGAAAAACTGGAATATCCTACTCCAACCCGTATTGCACAGGACAGAAACCAAAAAGTAAAAGGTTCTGTATTCACTCACACAGGTATTCCCAAATCAACAAAGTAA
- the glsA gene encoding glutaminase A, whose translation MDKKISVSQIKEAAQEAYQMFKNNTDGKNADYIPYLANIDKNLFGISVCLMDGTIIQLGDSEYRFGIESVSKVHTAVLALRQYGAQKLLEMIGADATGLPFNSIMAILLEKDHPSTPLVNAGAITACSMVQPIGDSAKKWDAIVSNITDLCGSAPQLIDELYKSESATNFNNRSIAWLLKNYNRIYDDPDMSLDLYTRQCSLGITAAQLSVCGATIANDGLNPVSKKQIFDSSLSPKITSLIATVGFYEHTGDWLYTSGIPAKTGVGGGVMGVMPGLFGIAAFAPPIDSAGNSVKAQLAIKYIMNKLGLSIFNGDRVTITE comes from the coding sequence ATGGATAAAAAGATTTCCGTTTCACAAATAAAGGAAGCGGCTCAGGAAGCCTACCAGATGTTTAAGAACAACACAGACGGAAAGAATGCCGATTACATACCTTATCTGGCCAATATCGATAAGAACCTGTTCGGCATAAGTGTCTGTCTGATGGACGGGACGATCATCCAGCTAGGCGATTCCGAATACCGCTTCGGTATAGAATCCGTATCGAAAGTACACACAGCCGTGTTGGCTCTGCGTCAGTACGGAGCACAGAAATTGCTTGAAATGATCGGTGCCGATGCGACTGGACTGCCTTTCAACTCTATCATGGCTATCTTGCTGGAGAAGGATCATCCTTCTACTCCGCTGGTCAATGCCGGTGCGATCACAGCTTGTAGTATGGTACAGCCGATAGGTGATTCTGCTAAAAAATGGGATGCCATTGTTTCTAACATTACCGATCTTTGCGGTAGCGCTCCCCAGTTGATCGACGAACTGTATAAGTCGGAATCGGCCACCAACTTCAACAACCGCTCTATTGCCTGGTTATTGAAGAACTACAACCGTATCTACGACGATCCGGATATGTCGCTCGACCTGTATACCCGTCAGTGTTCATTGGGAATCACAGCAGCTCAATTATCTGTCTGCGGAGCTACTATTGCCAATGACGGTCTGAACCCGGTATCTAAAAAGCAGATATTCGACAGTTCATTGTCACCGAAGATCACATCCCTGATCGCAACCGTAGGTTTCTACGAACATACCGGTGACTGGTTATATACCTCCGGTATCCCAGCAAAAACGGGTGTAGGTGGTGGTGTAATGGGTGTAATGCCCGGCCTGTTCGGTATCGCTGCTTTCGCTCCACCAATTGACAGCGCAGGAAACTCTGTGAAAGCTCAGTTGGCGATCAAATATATAATGAATAAACTGGGTCTGTCCATTTTTAATGGCGACCGGGTAACAATTACTGAATAG